GTGCGTCGGCCTGGGCCTACCATTCAAGTAATCCCCTTGTAGAGATTCGCAGGTTAATGTCAAGCTCGTGAAAACGAAAGCAGTGCCGTCTTGACGGTGTTTAACGCCGCAAAAAAGCACTTGACGCTTCTAGTTGCAGGCGTTATTTTTAAGGTGAGGTTGTAAGACAAAATTAGGAGAGTGGGATGAGGCTCCTATATTCTGTGGTGTCATTCTCAAGTGCTGCTATATGTAGTATGGAGATAGATAGGCGCCGCTCCTCTCCGTCCGCCATAGCCTCCTCCTTCGCACTTGCTACGGAGGACAAGCCGGCGACGGCGGGCTCGACCGCGCGAGGCCCACCTATGCTCGCCGCGCAGAACTTTCGCCTCGATAATCCCGAGATGAAAAAGCCGGCCAAGAGGCGCGAAGCCTCCCGGCCGGCCGTAGTGGGCGCAATCATGCGCCCACACGAGAAACCAACAATGATTATCGAAAGATAATCACAAATTATGAGGTACATGTCAAATGTCGAAAAGGTCTTTGATAGTGTTGTCAATCTGTTTTGTGGCTTTTCTAATCTCGTTCGCTTCGGGCATCTCTTATGCCGAGGAGTTCACTATCTACACGAATCCCTTCGCAAGCGGCGAGGACCTTGCCACGTCACCGGGCTGGGCGTGGTTCAAGGCTGGAGGATTTCTGGTGGGATTCAGCCCGTTGACGGAGGATTTCCAGCTATTTCGGCTCCCGTCGTCATATCCAGGAAACCAGGTTGTAGTCGATACTAGCGGGGCTGTCTGGGTCCACTGTAGGACCGTCATCTGCCGCGTCCTGGACCACCAGCTCGAGACTTTCCTGTTCACCGATGTACATGCGGGCGGCCCCTTTGGGGTGATCGCCGCGGCGCCCGATGGCAGCGTCTGGGCTGCAAATCCGGCGAATGGAATCCGGACCGGTATCGTACGCTTTGACGGGACGAGTTGGTCAGTGATGGACCACCCCGCCGGGCTAGAATATGCCCCCGGGGCGATATGCTTCGCTCCGGACGGAACTGGCTGGTTTGCGTGGGATGGCCCCCCGGTGAATGAGCACCAGCTTGGCCGGTACAGGGACGGCGAGTGGGAGGTGTTCGACGGTTTGGCTTACGGCGATTTCGTGCCGTTAGCAATCGCTGCTACAGACGCGGGCGACGTCTGGCTCGCTATCGATGGCATGAAGGTATATCACATAAGAAACGGCGAGGATGTGGCTGAATACCGGGTGTGGCCAGGGACGATGATTCACCCAACCGGGGTAGCCATTGACACCGTAGGCCGTGTCTGGGTACCGAGCGGCGGTGGAGGCGTGGCGATGTTCGACGGCGAGAACTGGACCACGTTCAACACGCTCAACTCCGGCCTGCCCTCAGACAACGTGAACGGTGTTGACGCGGCAACTGACGGCACAGTCTGGTTCACGACGGGCGGCGGCCTGGCGTGGTACTACCAGGGCCTCTGGAACAGTTACACGGGCGGCGAGTGCACCGTGATGAACAACAATATATGCTCTGTTGCTGTCGATGGCCTGGGCAGAACCTTCTACGGAACCTATTTCGGCCAGGTTGGCTACTCTGACGGCGTGCGCTGGAAGGAGCTCTACAACCCAGGGACTACCTACGCCGATGAGGTCTATGATATCGAGTTCTGGCTGGATGGCACGGTTTGGCTTGCCTGTCAGCAATTCCTGAAGGGCTGGAAGGGCACAATGACCAGCTACGGGAAGACGGACGACGGCATGTCGCTGAATCGCTCGACCAACCTTTGTCTTGACCGCCATGATAATCTATGGGTCTGTGCGGGCCGAGGCCTGGCCAGATACGATGGCTCCTCGTGGAGAACTTTTCAGGCCTTCACGAACGACACGCCGCCGCGGGCAATAACGCCTGAGGGCATCGCTTGCGACCAACAGGGCCGAATCTGGGTCGGCACCCCGATCGGGCTGGCCGG
The bacterium DNA segment above includes these coding regions:
- a CDS encoding two-component regulator propeller domain-containing protein, whose amino-acid sequence is MSKRSLIVLSICFVAFLISFASGISYAEEFTIYTNPFASGEDLATSPGWAWFKAGGFLVGFSPLTEDFQLFRLPSSYPGNQVVVDTSGAVWVHCRTVICRVLDHQLETFLFTDVHAGGPFGVIAAAPDGSVWAANPANGIRTGIVRFDGTSWSVMDHPAGLEYAPGAICFAPDGTGWFAWDGPPVNEHQLGRYRDGEWEVFDGLAYGDFVPLAIAATDAGDVWLAIDGMKVYHIRNGEDVAEYRVWPGTMIHPTGVAIDTVGRVWVPSGGGGVAMFDGENWTTFNTLNSGLPSDNVNGVDAATDGTVWFTTGGGLAWYYQGLWNSYTGGECTVMNNNICSVAVDGLGRTFYGTYFGQVGYSDGVRWKELYNPGTTYADEVYDIEFWLDGTVWLACQQFLKGWKGTMTSYGKTDDGMSLNRSTNLCLDRHDNLWVCAGRGLARYDGSSWRTFQAFTNDTPPRAITPEGIACDQQGRIWVGTPIGLAGVKNDQLDQFLPQYEYVHTIACDNDGMLWLGFGSSERGVLEFDGENEVAWYTMDDGLPSNRISCIECDADNNIWVGTNDGLGYFDGTEWTMWDIDSGLAVNEIRDISIAPSGDVWFATPAGLLCHESGVKPPGPTITIGTDSDEYHAGDTMTVALSY